The window CCCGACGGGCGCGCGAGCGCGTAGCGCGTACTGCGCTGCGCCGGCCGTTCCGCGCCGTCGGCCGGCCGCGCCGCGCCCGCCTCAGGCGGTGCGCCGCTGCAGCGTGAGCGCCCCGAGCACGACCGCCGCCACCGCGAACGACCCGATGATGAGCAGCTGGCCGCCGACGTAGGCGGCGTCGTGGCTGTCCGCCGCCACCGCGTTGAGCGCATCCACCGCGTGCGACAGCGGCAGCCAGTCGCTGATCTCCTTCAGACCCGCCGGCAGCTCGTCGCGCGGCAGGAAGATCCCGCCCAGCAGGATCTGCGGGAACACCAGCAGCGGCATGAACTGCACCACCTGGAACTCGGTGCGCGCGAACGCGCTCGCGAACAGCCCGAGGGTGCTGCCGAGCACCGCATCCGTCACGGCGACCGCGACCAGGAGCCAGGGGTCGCCTTTCACGTCCAGCCCGCACACCCACAGCGCGTAGCCCGACGCCAGCAGCGCCTGCACGATCGCCAGCAGCCCGAACGCGATCGTGTAGCCGAGGATGAAGTCGCCGCGCCCGAGAGGCATCGACAGCAGGCGCTCCAGCGTCCCGGTGCGGCGCTCCCGCAGCGTGGTGATGGAGGTGACCAGGAACATCACGATGAACGGGAACAGCGCCAGGATGGCCGGCCCGATCGTCTGGAACACCGGCGTGTCCGTGAAGATCCACGCCACCAGCCCGATCAGGAGGCTGGGCACGATCAGCAGCAGCACCACGGTGCGGGGATCGTGGCGGATCTGGGTGAGCACCCGGCCCGTGGTCGCCAGCGTTCTGGTGGGGTTCATCGCACGTCCTCCCCGAGGTCCGCCGCGTCCTCGTCCGTCCCGGGCAGCGCGTGGCGCGCGTGCCGGCGCCGGAGCAGCGCGAGGAACGCACCCTCCGCATCCGCCGCCCCGGTCTCGGCGAGCAGCTCGTCGGGCGTCGCGTCGGCGAGCACGGCGCCGTCGCGCATGAGGATCAGCCGGTCGCAACGGGTCGCCTCGTCCATCACGTGGCTGGAGATGAGGAGGCTGGTGCCCGAGTCGGCGAGGCGGTGGAACAGGCCCCACAGCTCCACCCGGAGCAGCGGATCGAGCCCGACCGTGGGCTCGTCGAGCACCAGCAGGTCGGGCGAGCCGAGCAGGGCGGCGGCGAGCGAGACGCGGCTGCGCTGGCCGCCGGAGAGCGCCGACACCAGCCGGCCGGCGTGCTCCTCCAGGTCGGTCGCGGCGATCGCGCGCTCCACATCCGCCCGCCCGGCGCCGAGGACGCGCCGGAAGTAGGCGAGGTTCTGCCGGATGGTGAGGTCGTCGTAGACGCTCGCCGCCTGCGTGACGTAGCCGACACGGTGTCGCAGGGGCGCCGAACCGGCGGGCTGACCGAGCACGGTCACCGTGCCGCCCTTGACGCGCTGCACGCCGACGATCGAGCGCATGAGGGTCGTCTTCCCGCATCCACTCGGCCCGAGCAGGCCGACGACCTGCCCGCGCGGGATGCGGAGGTCGAGGCCGTGCAGGAT is drawn from Leifsonia shinshuensis and contains these coding sequences:
- a CDS encoding ABC transporter permease, which encodes MNPTRTLATTGRVLTQIRHDPRTVVLLLIVPSLLIGLVAWIFTDTPVFQTIGPAILALFPFIVMFLVTSITTLRERRTGTLERLLSMPLGRGDFILGYTIAFGLLAIVQALLASGYALWVCGLDVKGDPWLLVAVAVTDAVLGSTLGLFASAFARTEFQVVQFMPLLVFPQILLGGIFLPRDELPAGLKEISDWLPLSHAVDALNAVAADSHDAAYVGGQLLIIGSFAVAAVVLGALTLQRRTA
- a CDS encoding ABC transporter ATP-binding protein, encoding MNSPDAVEPAVAIEGLRVRRGRADILHGLDLRIPRGQVVGLLGPSGCGKTTLMRSIVGVQRVKGGTVTVLGQPAGSAPLRHRVGYVTQAASVYDDLTIRQNLAYFRRVLGAGRADVERAIAATDLEEHAGRLVSALSGGQRSRVSLAAALLGSPDLLVLDEPTVGLDPLLRVELWGLFHRLADSGTSLLISSHVMDEATRCDRLILMRDGAVLADATPDELLAETGAADAEGAFLALLRRRHARHALPGTDEDAADLGEDVR